A portion of the Corynebacterium heidelbergense genome contains these proteins:
- the deoC gene encoding deoxyribose-phosphate aldolase — protein MPEITRRDVAAIIDHTLLKPEATAAQVADLIRQAKQLGTYAVCVSPSQLPLADTAEVHVATVVGFPSGAVKPQIKAAEAEQAVRDGAEEVDMVINIALAKQGDFAALEEEIATVRRAIPETLLKVIIESAALTDDEIVEACRAAERAGADFIKTSTGFHPSGGASIHAVSLMRSTVGDRLGVKASGGIRTPEAAIAMMKAGASRLGLSASADILEGVNQEGTDR, from the coding sequence ATGCCAGAGATCACCCGGCGCGACGTCGCCGCCATCATCGACCACACCCTGCTCAAGCCGGAGGCAACCGCCGCCCAGGTAGCGGACCTGATCCGTCAGGCCAAGCAACTGGGCACCTATGCCGTGTGCGTGTCCCCCTCTCAGTTGCCCCTGGCCGACACAGCTGAAGTACACGTGGCCACCGTCGTGGGCTTCCCCTCCGGAGCGGTAAAGCCGCAGATCAAGGCCGCCGAGGCTGAGCAAGCCGTGCGGGACGGGGCGGAGGAGGTGGACATGGTCATCAACATCGCCCTGGCCAAGCAGGGCGACTTCGCCGCGCTGGAGGAGGAGATCGCCACCGTCCGGCGGGCCATCCCGGAAACGCTGCTGAAGGTCATCATCGAATCCGCCGCGCTCACCGACGATGAGATCGTGGAGGCCTGCCGCGCCGCAGAGCGGGCGGGGGCGGACTTCATAAAAACCTCCACCGGTTTCCACCCGAGCGGTGGGGCCAGCATTCACGCCGTCTCCCTCATGCGCTCCACGGTGGGGGACCGCCTGGGGGTCAAGGCATCCGGCGGCATCCGCACCCCGGAGGCCGCAATCGCCATGATGAAGGCCGGCGCCTCCCGCTTGGGCCTATCCGCCTCCGCCGACATTTTGGAGGGCGTGAACCAAGAGGGCACGGACCGATGA
- the purT gene encoding formate-dependent phosphoribosylglycinamide formyltransferase, producing the protein MYTPDAIGTPGTSSACRVLLLGSGELGREVTIALQRLGVEVHAADRYAGAPAHHVANFAHTLDMTDPSAVRALIEQVRPHFCVPEIEALATDALQDAEDEGRAAVIPTARATRLTMNREGIRTLAAEKLGLPTSAYRYASSLDELAAGAQDVGFPCVVKPVMSSSGKGQSYVAGPEDVAAAWDAALAGARVSQQRVIVEQYIPFDYEITLLTVRGVDPATGETATWFCEPIGHRQDRGDYVESWQPAQMSQAALDNARSVAARIVGELGGRGVFGVELFIAGDDVYFSEVSPRPHDTGMVTMTSQRFSEFDLHARAILGLPIDTTLISPGASAVVYGTDCGESAPSYTGLAQAMAVPETDVRIFGKPTSHDRRRMGVAVSTAETVEEARARASEAAGRVHCGAAE; encoded by the coding sequence ATGTACACACCGGACGCCATCGGAACACCCGGGACCTCCTCCGCCTGCCGAGTGCTGTTGCTCGGTTCCGGGGAGCTCGGGCGAGAGGTCACCATCGCGCTGCAGCGACTGGGGGTGGAGGTGCACGCGGCCGACCGCTACGCGGGGGCGCCGGCCCACCACGTGGCAAACTTCGCCCACACCTTGGACATGACGGATCCGAGCGCCGTGAGGGCACTGATCGAGCAGGTCCGGCCGCACTTTTGCGTCCCCGAGATTGAGGCGTTGGCCACCGACGCCCTCCAGGACGCCGAGGACGAGGGCCGCGCCGCGGTGATCCCGACGGCTCGGGCCACACGGCTGACCATGAACCGGGAGGGCATCCGTACCCTTGCCGCCGAGAAGCTGGGGCTGCCCACCTCCGCCTACCGCTACGCCTCCTCCCTCGATGAGCTCGCCGCCGGGGCCCAGGACGTGGGTTTCCCGTGTGTGGTGAAGCCCGTGATGAGCAGCTCCGGCAAGGGGCAGAGCTACGTCGCAGGGCCGGAGGATGTGGCCGCAGCGTGGGATGCCGCCCTGGCGGGGGCTCGGGTGTCCCAACAACGGGTGATCGTGGAGCAATATATTCCCTTCGACTACGAGATCACCCTGCTTACCGTTCGGGGCGTGGACCCGGCGACGGGGGAGACCGCTACGTGGTTCTGCGAGCCCATCGGCCACCGCCAGGATCGGGGGGACTATGTGGAATCCTGGCAGCCCGCGCAGATGAGTCAGGCGGCGCTGGACAATGCCCGGTCCGTGGCGGCGCGCATCGTCGGGGAGCTCGGGGGGCGCGGCGTGTTCGGCGTGGAGCTGTTCATTGCGGGGGACGACGTGTACTTCTCCGAGGTCAGCCCCCGGCCCCACGACACGGGGATGGTGACGATGACGAGCCAGCGGTTCAGCGAGTTCGATCTGCACGCCCGGGCCATTTTGGGGTTGCCCATCGATACCACGCTGATCAGCCCCGGGGCCTCCGCTGTGGTGTACGGGACGGACTGCGGGGAGTCCGCGCCCTCCTACACCGGGTTGGCGCAGGCCATGGCCGTGCCGGAGACGGACGTGCGCATCTTCGGTAAGCCAACCAGCCACGACCGTCGGCGGATGGGGGTTGCCGTGTCCACGGCGGAGACGGTGGAAGAGGCCCGCGCCCGCGCTTCCGAGGCCGCCGGTCGAGTGCATTGTGGAGCTGCGGAATGA
- a CDS encoding GNAT family N-acetyltransferase: MQTHITGRTLLDMTPQQVHAMYKLRVDVFVNEQQSTFAEIDDTDAHPKTHHLLAYVHPGSGPDYPYGVADPGSPLRLVGTARIFGPPEAQHIGRLCVVPDLRGYGIAKQIIEQALEVARGRTAALDPVSQSAIVKIEAQTHVQKFYEGYGFAAVGEPFDLEGVEHVEMHLALD, translated from the coding sequence ATGCAGACCCACATCACCGGCCGCACCCTACTGGACATGACCCCGCAACAGGTCCACGCCATGTACAAGCTGCGGGTGGATGTGTTCGTCAACGAACAGCAGTCCACATTCGCCGAAATCGACGACACGGACGCCCACCCCAAGACCCACCACCTCCTGGCCTACGTCCACCCCGGCTCCGGCCCGGACTACCCCTACGGCGTGGCCGACCCGGGTTCGCCGCTGCGGCTGGTGGGGACCGCCCGGATCTTCGGGCCGCCGGAAGCTCAGCACATCGGGCGCCTGTGCGTGGTGCCGGACTTGCGGGGGTACGGCATCGCGAAGCAGATCATCGAGCAGGCCTTGGAGGTCGCACGGGGTCGGACTGCGGCGCTGGATCCCGTCTCCCAGTCGGCCATCGTGAAGATTGAGGCCCAGACGCACGTGCAAAAGTTCTATGAAGGCTACGGCTTCGCCGCTGTCGGTGAGCCCTTCGACTTGGAGGGCGTGGAGCACGTGGAGATGCACTTGGCGCTTGATTAG
- the deoD gene encoding purine-nucleoside phosphorylase produces the protein MRTQGTPHINPKGAAIAPTVLMPGDPLRAKFIAETYLDNVTQFNDVRNMLGFTGTYRGTDVSVMGSGMGIPSIGIYSYELMHFFDVQRIIRIGSIGSLQKDIPLYDVIVGASASTDSNYLSQYNLPGAYAPTASWKLLQGVAREAERQNVHVHVGNILSSDVFYNADETVNDRWARMGVLGVEMESAALYANAAYAGVEALGLFTVSDNIATGDRATAEERQNAFTQMMELALPLAAL, from the coding sequence ATGAGAACTCAAGGGACCCCTCACATCAACCCCAAGGGTGCGGCGATCGCGCCCACCGTCCTCATGCCCGGAGATCCCCTCCGCGCGAAGTTTATCGCCGAGACCTACCTGGACAACGTCACCCAATTCAACGACGTCCGCAACATGCTGGGATTCACCGGCACCTACCGGGGCACGGACGTCTCGGTCATGGGCTCCGGGATGGGAATCCCCTCCATCGGGATCTACTCCTACGAGCTCATGCACTTCTTCGACGTGCAGCGAATCATCCGGATCGGTTCTATCGGCTCCCTCCAGAAGGACATCCCGCTCTACGACGTCATCGTCGGTGCCTCCGCCTCCACCGACTCCAACTACCTGAGCCAGTACAACCTGCCCGGGGCCTATGCCCCCACCGCTAGCTGGAAGCTGCTGCAGGGTGTCGCGCGCGAGGCTGAGCGGCAGAACGTCCACGTGCATGTGGGCAACATCCTCAGCTCCGATGTCTTCTACAACGCCGACGAGACCGTGAACGACCGTTGGGCCCGGATGGGGGTTCTGGGCGTCGAAATGGAATCGGCCGCCCTCTATGCCAACGCCGCCTACGCGGGCGTGGAAGCGCTGGGCCTGTTCACCGTGTCCGACAACATCGCGACCGGGGACCGTGCGACTGCGGAGGAGCGCCAGAACGCCTTCACCCAGATGATGGAGCTGGCCCTACCCCTGGCGGCCTTGTAG
- a CDS encoding rhodanese-related sulfurtransferase: MHWQRTLCEMLGLTGRILISKHGINGTVGGSLAACKEYTRRTKAYQPFHDMEFKWSEGGAEDFPKLSVKVREEIVSFGAPEELQVDEQGVVGGGTHLSPAAVHKLVEQRGEEVVFFDGRNAMEAQIGRFKGAVVPDVETTHDFIRELDSGKYDELKSKPVVTYCTGGIRCEVLSSLMRNRGFEEVYQLDGGIVRYGEKFGDAGLWEGSLYVFDRRMHMEFSDASTVIGRCSRCDAPTNDFHNAGGPERKQVLLCESCAGEVTG; this comes from the coding sequence ATGCACTGGCAGCGGACGCTGTGCGAGATGTTGGGGCTTACCGGGCGCATTCTCATCTCCAAGCACGGCATCAACGGAACGGTCGGCGGCAGCCTCGCCGCCTGCAAGGAGTACACCCGCCGGACCAAGGCCTACCAGCCGTTCCACGATATGGAGTTCAAATGGTCTGAGGGCGGGGCGGAGGACTTTCCCAAGCTGTCGGTGAAGGTGCGCGAGGAGATCGTGTCTTTCGGCGCACCCGAGGAACTGCAGGTTGACGAGCAGGGAGTGGTCGGGGGCGGTACGCATCTGAGCCCGGCGGCCGTGCACAAGCTGGTGGAGCAGCGCGGGGAGGAGGTGGTGTTCTTCGACGGGCGCAATGCCATGGAAGCGCAGATCGGCAGGTTCAAGGGCGCGGTGGTGCCGGATGTGGAGACCACGCACGACTTCATCCGCGAGCTGGACTCCGGAAAATACGATGAGCTTAAGTCTAAGCCCGTCGTCACCTACTGCACCGGCGGGATCAGATGCGAGGTCCTAAGCTCCCTCATGCGCAACCGCGGCTTCGAGGAGGTTTACCAGCTGGACGGCGGGATTGTGCGCTACGGGGAGAAGTTCGGCGACGCCGGTCTGTGGGAGGGCTCCCTCTATGTCTTCGATCGGCGGATGCACATGGAATTTTCGGACGCCAGCACCGTCATCGGCCGCTGCTCCCGCTGCGATGCCCCAACCAACGACTTCCACAACGCCGGTGGCCCCGAACGCAAACAAGTGCTGCTGTGCGAGAGCTGCGCGGGGGAAGTAACGGGCTGA
- a CDS encoding MFS transporter, whose product MADPSPSPQPAQPTSAQPTPPRSTTSPPSAKPRPVTAAVPILLFTFVFSLIIDNGFKTMIGPMAEGLHIEVGKASLQASLAGVIIGIGAVVYAALADAFSIRKLALVGIGLVAIGSVMGFAFSSSWPLVLTGRLIQTAGLAAAETLYVIYVTKYLPAKDRKTYLGFSTAAFQAGLLVGALTSGFLSTYVSWTAMFLLPLVLVAAVPFILKYVPEGESFSTHLDVIGLLLVAVFSTALIVYLQFKYWWCIPVAVLAVALFAWRVVAAAHPLVRPEFFTNGRYVWALVLVLVVYSTQLGYIVLIPFAAKEFHGLNQSDAALLMVPGYICAVIVGITSGKIGRILTSRQTIMAALGLIIGALVFGALSIHLWVGLLIVSIVLFASGFALLYAPLVNTALSDILPEKSGIAIGFYNLTINIGIPVGIAYTFWLMKHLPNYNTVLWALAAIASAGAVVYLVADRSMLAGEKRRDRVA is encoded by the coding sequence ATGGCCGACCCGTCCCCATCGCCCCAGCCCGCGCAACCGACCTCAGCGCAACCCACCCCGCCGCGATCCACCACTTCGCCGCCCTCCGCCAAACCCCGTCCAGTCACCGCCGCGGTGCCGATCCTGCTGTTTACCTTCGTCTTCAGCCTCATCATCGACAACGGGTTCAAAACCATGATCGGCCCCATGGCCGAGGGACTGCACATCGAGGTCGGCAAGGCCTCGCTCCAAGCCTCCCTGGCCGGTGTCATCATCGGTATCGGCGCCGTGGTCTACGCCGCTCTGGCCGACGCGTTCTCCATCCGCAAGCTTGCCCTCGTCGGCATCGGACTCGTGGCGATTGGCTCAGTCATGGGGTTCGCCTTCTCCAGCTCCTGGCCCCTGGTGCTCACTGGTCGGCTGATTCAGACCGCCGGACTCGCGGCCGCCGAAACGCTGTATGTCATCTACGTGACCAAGTATCTGCCGGCAAAGGATCGGAAAACCTACCTTGGCTTCTCCACCGCAGCCTTCCAGGCCGGGCTGCTCGTGGGTGCGCTGACCTCCGGCTTCCTGTCCACCTACGTCAGTTGGACCGCGATGTTCCTGCTGCCCCTCGTCTTGGTTGCTGCGGTGCCATTCATTCTTAAGTACGTCCCGGAGGGGGAGTCCTTCTCCACCCACCTGGACGTCATCGGCCTCCTGCTGGTCGCAGTCTTCTCCACCGCCCTCATCGTGTACCTGCAATTCAAGTACTGGTGGTGCATCCCTGTTGCGGTGTTGGCCGTGGCGCTATTCGCCTGGCGCGTGGTCGCCGCCGCCCACCCCTTGGTGCGCCCCGAGTTCTTCACGAATGGGCGCTACGTCTGGGCGCTCGTGCTGGTGCTGGTTGTTTATTCCACCCAGCTCGGGTATATCGTGCTGATCCCCTTCGCAGCCAAGGAGTTTCACGGACTCAACCAGTCCGACGCCGCCCTGCTCATGGTGCCCGGGTACATCTGCGCCGTCATCGTCGGCATCACCTCCGGCAAGATTGGCCGCATCCTCACTTCCCGCCAGACGATTATGGCGGCCCTCGGGTTGATCATCGGCGCGCTCGTCTTCGGCGCACTGAGCATTCATCTGTGGGTTGGCTTGCTCATCGTGTCCATCGTCTTGTTCGCTTCCGGCTTCGCACTGCTGTACGCCCCGTTGGTGAACACCGCCCTGTCCGACATCTTGCCGGAGAAATCGGGCATCGCCATCGGCTTCTACAACCTGACCATCAACATCGGCATCCCCGTGGGCATCGCCTACACCTTCTGGCTGATGAAGCATCTGCCCAACTACAACACCGTGTTGTGGGCGCTAGCCGCGATAGCCTCGGCCGGGGCTGTGGTCTACCTCGTCGCCGATAGGTCCATGCTGGCCGGGGAGAAGCGGCGCGACCGCGTGGCTTAA
- a CDS encoding phospho-sugar mutase, translating into MSIAEDLRDRAQHWADHDPDPTTRQQVLDLLSAEDAVGLAEAFHGPLSFGTAGLRAPLGPGESRMNRAVVIRATSGLMAWLREQVDSPVVVVGCDARHGSAQFQLDAARVIAGAGGRALLLPPQNPTPLTAYAVKSEGADAGIMVTASHNPPQDNGYKVYLGGRIATGSAEGVQLISPADREIAAAIAAAPPADEVALASENIEHIDPRQQYARRAAGLAGNNTDVHIALTAMHGVGAQLGRQILQTAGFQVFLVPEQADPDPDFPTVSFPNPEEPGALDLAKNHADAVGADVLIAYDPDADRCAVAIPDAREPGAWRQLTGDEMGALLGDYLAARGATGTMANSVVSSRLLGRIAEAHGLEHRTTLTGFKWIARAPGLCFGYEEAIGYCCDPEAVADKDGVGTSVVLASLVGDLKAQGKTLEDGLADLARQHGLYQTAPLTFRVADLTLIARGMDKLRADPPTSLGGSAVTTVADLAQDPLGIGATDGMMFLTEDNDRVICRPSGTEPKLKCYLEVVLPVRGETVPRDEAIARLAGISRDLREFLQM; encoded by the coding sequence ATGAGCATCGCCGAGGATCTCCGCGACCGCGCCCAGCACTGGGCCGACCACGACCCGGACCCCACCACCAGGCAACAGGTCCTGGACCTCCTCTCCGCCGAGGATGCGGTGGGCCTCGCCGAGGCCTTTCACGGACCCTTGAGCTTCGGCACCGCCGGCCTGCGAGCCCCCCTGGGCCCCGGCGAATCCCGCATGAACCGGGCAGTGGTCATCCGGGCCACGTCCGGCCTAATGGCCTGGCTGCGGGAGCAGGTGGATTCCCCCGTGGTCGTCGTGGGATGCGATGCCCGCCACGGCTCGGCCCAGTTCCAGCTCGATGCCGCGCGCGTCATCGCCGGTGCCGGGGGCCGGGCCCTGCTCCTCCCGCCTCAGAACCCCACGCCGCTGACCGCCTACGCCGTTAAGAGCGAGGGTGCGGATGCCGGCATCATGGTCACCGCCTCCCACAATCCGCCGCAGGATAATGGCTACAAGGTGTACCTCGGTGGACGGATAGCTACGGGCTCCGCTGAGGGGGTGCAGCTCATCTCGCCCGCCGACCGGGAGATCGCTGCCGCCATTGCCGCGGCCCCGCCGGCCGACGAGGTGGCCCTGGCGTCCGAAAATATCGAGCACATCGACCCCCGGCAGCAGTACGCTCGCCGCGCCGCCGGTCTGGCAGGGAACAACACCGATGTTCACATCGCGCTGACCGCCATGCACGGGGTGGGGGCGCAGCTCGGCCGGCAGATCCTGCAGACTGCGGGTTTCCAGGTGTTCCTCGTACCCGAGCAGGCCGATCCCGACCCGGATTTCCCCACCGTTTCCTTCCCCAATCCGGAGGAGCCCGGGGCGCTGGATCTGGCCAAAAATCATGCCGATGCGGTGGGCGCGGATGTTCTCATTGCGTACGATCCGGATGCTGATCGGTGTGCTGTTGCCATTCCGGACGCCAGGGAGCCGGGCGCGTGGCGGCAGCTCACCGGAGACGAGATGGGGGCCCTGCTCGGGGACTATCTGGCCGCGCGGGGTGCGACGGGGACCATGGCCAACTCGGTGGTGTCCAGCCGACTGCTCGGGCGCATCGCGGAAGCTCATGGACTGGAGCACCGGACGACGCTCACCGGCTTTAAGTGGATCGCCCGCGCGCCGGGGTTGTGCTTTGGTTACGAGGAGGCCATCGGCTACTGCTGTGATCCGGAGGCGGTGGCCGACAAGGATGGGGTGGGGACCTCCGTGGTGCTGGCCAGCTTGGTGGGGGACTTAAAGGCACAGGGCAAGACGTTGGAGGACGGGCTGGCGGACTTGGCCCGGCAGCACGGGCTGTATCAAACGGCGCCGCTGACTTTTCGGGTGGCGGACCTCACGCTCATCGCCCGAGGGATGGATAAGCTCCGCGCCGACCCGCCGACGTCGCTCGGGGGTTCTGCGGTGACGACCGTGGCTGATCTGGCGCAGGATCCGCTGGGGATTGGCGCGACGGACGGGATGATGTTCCTTACGGAGGACAACGACCGGGTCATTTGCCGCCCGTCTGGCACGGAGCCAAAGCTGAAGTGCTACCTGGAGGTGGTCTTGCCGGTGCGGGGGGAGACGGTGCCTCGGGACGAGGCGATCGCGCGCCTGGCGGGTATCTCGAGGGACTTGCGGGAGTTTCTGCAGATGTAG
- a CDS encoding nitrite/sulfite reductase, translating into MRSRKPQGQWLVDGTEPLNDDERIKQEDPGISVMHRVRDIYAKQGFDSIPAEDLAPRFKWVGMYTQRKQNMSGEQTGKLTNAELQDRYFMMRIRLDGGQVSARALRTIGELSSQFARGTADFTDRQNVQLHWIRIEDVPEIWDRLAAVGLDTFFGCGDVPRVVLGSPVAGIAADEIVDATPAIEKIKHDLLPREEFGNLPRKFKSAVSGSRRQDVTHEIQDLAFIGSEHPEHGPGFDVWVGGGLSTNPMLAKRLGAWVPLEEVPEVWAGVVRIFRDYGYRKVRNRARLKFLVADWGIEEFRRVLEEDYLGRKLIDGPEPEKAPAYRDHVGVHPQRDGKFYLGVKPTVGHTDGDQLQQLADLADKYGVTQLRTTSDKELLFLGLTEEDAPKLAAELEQIGLSAHPSAFRRDIISCTGLEFCKLAHVVTKQRAIELADELEERLGDLDVPLKISLNGCPNSCARSQVADIGLSGKILTTDEGERVEGFQVHLGGSVGMDPKFGKKVRGNNVFSKDLGDYVVKIVEDFKEQREDGEQFRDWVARAI; encoded by the coding sequence GTGCGCTCCAGAAAACCCCAGGGCCAATGGCTCGTCGACGGCACTGAACCCCTCAACGACGACGAGCGCATCAAGCAAGAGGACCCGGGCATCTCCGTCATGCACCGGGTGCGGGACATCTACGCCAAACAGGGCTTCGATTCCATCCCGGCGGAGGACCTCGCGCCCCGCTTCAAATGGGTGGGGATGTACACCCAACGCAAGCAAAACATGAGCGGGGAGCAGACCGGCAAGCTCACCAACGCCGAGCTGCAGGACCGGTACTTCATGATGCGCATCCGCCTCGACGGCGGCCAGGTCAGCGCCCGCGCCCTGCGCACCATCGGCGAACTCAGCAGTCAGTTCGCCCGCGGCACCGCGGACTTCACCGACCGCCAAAACGTCCAACTGCACTGGATCCGCATCGAGGACGTTCCCGAAATCTGGGACCGCCTCGCCGCCGTGGGACTCGACACCTTCTTCGGATGCGGCGATGTTCCCCGCGTCGTCCTCGGCTCCCCCGTAGCCGGCATTGCGGCCGATGAGATTGTGGACGCCACGCCCGCGATCGAAAAGATCAAACACGATCTGCTCCCGCGAGAGGAGTTCGGCAACCTCCCCCGCAAGTTCAAGTCCGCCGTCTCCGGATCGCGCCGTCAGGACGTCACCCATGAGATCCAAGACCTCGCCTTCATCGGCAGTGAGCACCCCGAGCACGGCCCAGGCTTCGACGTGTGGGTCGGCGGTGGGCTATCCACCAACCCCATGCTGGCCAAGCGCCTCGGGGCGTGGGTCCCGCTGGAAGAGGTCCCGGAGGTCTGGGCGGGCGTTGTGCGCATCTTCCGGGATTACGGCTACCGCAAGGTGCGCAATCGGGCCCGCCTGAAGTTCCTCGTCGCAGACTGGGGCATTGAGGAGTTCCGGCGCGTGCTGGAGGAGGATTACCTGGGGCGCAAACTCATCGACGGGCCCGAGCCGGAGAAGGCCCCGGCCTATCGGGATCACGTCGGGGTCCATCCCCAGCGCGACGGGAAGTTTTACCTGGGGGTCAAGCCCACGGTCGGGCACACCGATGGCGATCAACTGCAGCAGCTCGCAGACCTGGCCGACAAGTACGGTGTCACCCAGTTGCGGACCACCTCCGATAAGGAGCTGTTGTTCCTCGGCCTGACGGAGGAGGATGCCCCCAAGCTCGCCGCCGAGCTGGAGCAGATTGGCTTGTCCGCGCACCCGTCCGCCTTCCGCCGGGACATCATTAGCTGCACCGGCCTCGAGTTCTGCAAACTCGCCCATGTCGTGACCAAGCAGCGTGCCATCGAACTCGCCGACGAGTTGGAGGAACGCCTGGGGGACCTCGATGTTCCCCTGAAGATCAGCCTCAACGGTTGCCCCAACTCCTGCGCCCGCAGCCAAGTGGCGGACATTGGCCTGTCCGGCAAGATCCTCACCACCGACGAGGGCGAGCGTGTCGAGGGCTTCCAGGTTCACCTCGGCGGCAGCGTGGGGATGGACCCCAAGTTCGGCAAGAAGGTCCGTGGCAACAACGTCTTTAGCAAGGACCTCGGCGATTACGTCGTGAAGATCGTGGAGGACTTTAAGGAGCAGCGCGAGGACGGCGAGCAGTTCCGTGACTGGGTTGCGAGGGCGATATGA
- a CDS encoding FAD-dependent oxidoreductase — protein sequence MPENRPLRVAVIGSGPAGIYASDALTKANADVSIDIFERMPAPFGLIRYGVAPDHPRIKGIIKSLHKVLDKPQIRLFGNVNVGADVTLADLKQLYDAVIYATGATDDQDLAIPGGEHTIGAGEFVGFYDANPNFEPKWDLSAPAVAVIGVGNVALDVARVLAKTGEELRVTEIPDNVYDSLKDNQATEVHVFGRRGPAQAKFTPLELKELNISDTIEIVVDPEDLQYDEASEDARRSSKIQDMVCTLLEQYAIADPKGAPHKLFIHFFESPVEVKTAPDGTVTALVTERTELTGTGRVTGTGKLTEWPVGSVYRAVGYKSDEQADLPWDADKNVLPNVGGRVLTTGPTADGIAGVPGSADPEAEKREVLPSVYTTGWVRRGPVGLIGNTKGDANETVANLLADAEAGRGFNPEHPEEEATERLLRERGLTWTTWDGWYALDKHERELGEAEGRERKKVREWDEMLRHSTTG from the coding sequence ATGCCAGAAAACCGCCCCTTGCGCGTAGCCGTCATCGGCTCCGGACCAGCCGGGATCTACGCCTCGGACGCTCTGACCAAAGCCAACGCGGATGTCAGCATCGACATCTTCGAGCGGATGCCCGCACCCTTCGGACTCATCCGCTACGGCGTGGCCCCGGATCACCCCCGCATCAAGGGCATCATCAAGTCACTCCACAAAGTCTTGGATAAGCCACAGATCCGGTTGTTCGGAAACGTCAATGTAGGCGCCGATGTCACGCTCGCCGACCTCAAGCAGCTTTACGACGCCGTGATCTACGCCACCGGCGCGACCGATGACCAGGATCTCGCTATCCCCGGCGGGGAGCACACCATTGGGGCCGGGGAGTTCGTCGGGTTCTACGACGCCAACCCGAACTTCGAGCCCAAGTGGGACCTCTCCGCCCCCGCCGTGGCCGTGATCGGCGTAGGAAACGTGGCCCTCGATGTCGCCCGCGTCCTCGCGAAGACCGGCGAGGAGCTGCGAGTCACCGAGATCCCGGACAATGTGTACGACTCTTTGAAAGATAATCAGGCCACCGAAGTCCACGTGTTCGGCCGCCGCGGGCCCGCGCAGGCCAAGTTCACTCCGCTGGAACTGAAGGAACTCAATATCTCCGACACCATCGAGATCGTGGTGGACCCGGAGGACCTCCAGTACGACGAGGCCAGTGAGGACGCCCGCCGCTCCTCCAAGATCCAGGACATGGTGTGCACCCTGCTGGAGCAGTACGCCATCGCGGATCCCAAGGGCGCGCCCCACAAGCTGTTCATCCACTTCTTCGAATCCCCCGTGGAAGTCAAGACTGCCCCGGACGGGACGGTAACCGCCCTGGTCACCGAGCGCACGGAACTGACCGGGACCGGACGGGTCACCGGCACCGGGAAGCTCACCGAATGGCCGGTGGGATCGGTTTACCGAGCTGTGGGCTACAAGTCCGATGAGCAGGCCGATCTGCCCTGGGATGCGGATAAGAACGTGCTGCCCAACGTGGGCGGTCGCGTGCTGACCACCGGGCCGACCGCCGATGGGATCGCGGGCGTGCCCGGGTCCGCAGATCCGGAGGCCGAGAAGCGGGAAGTGCTGCCCAGCGTGTACACCACTGGCTGGGTCCGTAGAGGGCCGGTCGGGCTCATCGGTAATACCAAGGGCGATGCCAACGAGACGGTGGCCAACCTCCTTGCCGACGCCGAGGCTGGGCGTGGGTTCAATCCCGAGCATCCGGAGGAGGAAGCGACCGAGCGGCTCCTGCGGGAACGCGGCCTGACCTGGACCACGTGGGATGGGTGGTATGCCCTCGACAAGCACGAACGCGAGCTAGGCGAGGCCGAGGGACGCGAACGCAAAAAGGTCCGCGAATGGGATGAAATGCTGCGCCATTCCACCACGGGTTGA